A DNA window from Streptomyces asoensis contains the following coding sequences:
- a CDS encoding helix-turn-helix transcriptional regulator: MTLEDLRRLRQARDRMDREYAEPLDVSALARTALMSPGHFQRSFREAYGETPYGYLMTRRVERAKTLLRRGDLTVTEVCMAVGCTSLGSFSSRFTELVGETPSAYRARSHEDGAVVPACVARTYTRPRRDRRA; this comes from the coding sequence GTGACCCTCGAGGACCTGAGACGGCTGCGGCAGGCACGCGACCGGATGGACCGTGAGTACGCCGAGCCGCTCGACGTCTCCGCGCTCGCGCGCACCGCGCTGATGTCCCCGGGCCACTTCCAGCGCAGCTTCCGCGAGGCGTACGGCGAGACGCCCTACGGCTACCTGATGACCCGCAGGGTGGAGCGGGCCAAGACCCTCCTGCGCCGCGGCGACCTCACGGTGACCGAGGTCTGCATGGCGGTCGGCTGCACCTCGCTCGGCTCGTTCAGCTCGCGTTTCACCGAGCTGGTCGGCGAGACGCCGAGCGCCTACCGGGCGCGGTCGCACGAGGACGGCGCGGTGGTCCCGGCGTGCGTCGCCCGCACGTACACCCGCCCGCGGCGGGACCGGCGCGCCTAG
- a CDS encoding VOC family protein translates to MDLKLHQCFVAVDDHDKALHFYVEVLGLEVRNDVSFEGMRWVTVGSPLQPDVNIVLEPPGANPDFSPADREAMARLLAKGVLRGVIFTTSDCDALHARVREAGCDVLQEPTDQPYGVRDCAFRDPAGNMLRFMERPG, encoded by the coding sequence ATGGACCTCAAACTCCACCAGTGTTTCGTCGCCGTCGACGACCACGACAAGGCCCTGCACTTCTACGTCGAGGTGCTCGGCCTCGAAGTCCGCAACGACGTCTCCTTCGAGGGGATGCGGTGGGTGACCGTCGGGTCGCCGCTCCAGCCGGACGTGAACATCGTGCTGGAGCCGCCGGGCGCGAACCCGGACTTCTCGCCGGCCGACCGGGAGGCGATGGCCCGGCTGCTCGCCAAGGGCGTGCTGCGCGGGGTCATCTTCACCACCTCCGACTGCGACGCGCTGCACGCGCGCGTGCGGGAGGCCGGCTGCGATGTGCTCCAGGAGCCGACCGACCAGCCGTACGGGGTGCGCGACTGCGCCTTCCGTGACCCGGCCGGGAACATGCTGCGGTTCATGGAGCGGCCCGGATGA
- a CDS encoding VOC family protein, with translation MSRPVRWSYVFADRPAAHFGRACDFWTAVTGTALSQPRGDEGEFVTLVPEGSDACVKAQAVTDGDGGAHLDLAVDDVPAFVAAALESGAGTAARHDGWAVLRSPAGQLLCVVPWQGESERPPVVDGARVDQICMDVPPSAYATEVAFWSALLPDWPSRPGSRPEFRVVEQPPGLPVRILLQRLETERAAGAHLDLTCGPDVGAVRARHEELGAVVVAGRPHWTVMRDPAGGLYCLTGRDARTGGLPQPVAPPPEPATGR, from the coding sequence ATGAGCCGACCGGTCCGCTGGTCCTACGTCTTCGCCGACCGGCCCGCCGCGCACTTCGGGCGGGCCTGCGACTTCTGGACCGCTGTCACGGGGACGGCCCTGTCGCAACCCAGGGGCGACGAGGGCGAGTTCGTCACCCTGGTGCCGGAGGGATCCGACGCGTGCGTGAAGGCCCAGGCGGTCACGGACGGGGACGGCGGCGCGCATCTCGACCTCGCCGTCGACGACGTGCCGGCGTTCGTGGCCGCCGCGCTGGAGTCGGGGGCGGGCACGGCCGCCCGGCACGACGGCTGGGCCGTACTGCGCTCACCCGCCGGGCAGTTGCTCTGTGTGGTGCCCTGGCAGGGGGAGTCCGAGCGGCCGCCCGTGGTGGACGGCGCCCGCGTGGACCAGATCTGCATGGACGTCCCGCCGTCGGCGTACGCGACCGAAGTCGCCTTCTGGAGCGCCCTGTTGCCCGACTGGCCGTCCCGGCCGGGATCACGGCCCGAGTTCCGTGTCGTCGAGCAGCCGCCGGGGCTCCCGGTGCGCATCCTGCTCCAGCGGCTCGAAACGGAACGCGCCGCGGGCGCCCACCTCGACCTGACCTGTGGCCCGGACGTCGGCGCCGTCCGCGCACGGCACGAGGAGCTCGGCGCGGTCGTCGTGGCCGGCCGTCCCCACTGGACGGTGATGCGCGACCCGGCCGGCGGGCTCTACTGCCTGACCGGGCGCGACGCGCGGACGGGCGGACTGCCGCAACCCGTCGCCCCTCCCCCGGAACCCGCCACGGGCCGCTGA
- a CDS encoding histidine phosphatase family protein, with amino-acid sequence MSNSQVTLISPALSPALREARFDDGGGGLDAAGVRAARSAAARLPLADRTAASPSARCRLTAEALGLSAPGAPALASLDVGRWRGLTLAEVTATEPDAVSAWLTDPAAAPHGGETVRELCARAGAWLEETGRTPGRTIAVTEPDVVRALLVSGLGLPEPAFWRLDVRPLTAVELSGRAGRWNLRMGTPLAADS; translated from the coding sequence TTGTCGAACAGTCAGGTGACCTTGATCTCACCGGCACTCTCGCCCGCTCTGCGCGAGGCGCGGTTCGACGACGGCGGCGGTGGGCTGGACGCCGCCGGGGTGCGCGCGGCGCGGTCGGCCGCGGCCCGGCTGCCGCTCGCGGACCGCACGGCCGCCTCCCCCTCCGCGCGGTGCCGGCTGACCGCCGAGGCGCTGGGCCTGTCCGCGCCCGGGGCGCCCGCGCTCGCCTCCCTCGACGTGGGCCGCTGGCGGGGTCTCACCCTCGCCGAGGTGACGGCCACCGAGCCGGACGCGGTGTCCGCCTGGCTGACGGACCCGGCAGCGGCCCCGCACGGCGGGGAGACGGTGCGCGAGCTGTGCGCCCGGGCCGGGGCCTGGCTGGAGGAGACCGGCCGCACCCCGGGCCGGACGATCGCGGTGACGGAACCCGACGTCGTGCGAGCCCTCCTGGTGAGCGGGCTCGGCCTGCCGGAACCGGCCTTCTGGCGCCTGGACGTACGCCCGCTGACCGCGGTGGAACTGAGCGGCCGGGCGGGACGGTGGAACCTCCGGATGGGAACACCGCTCGCAGCGGACTCCTAG
- a CDS encoding CbtB domain-containing protein, giving the protein MAQTVAQPTAGPAAVPAKLPIGAIVPWAVFFGILMMVLLYFVGAEQGATSVVSGEDVHEWVHDARHLLGFPCH; this is encoded by the coding sequence ATGGCGCAGACCGTCGCCCAGCCGACCGCCGGCCCCGCCGCCGTACCCGCCAAGCTGCCGATCGGGGCGATCGTCCCCTGGGCGGTCTTCTTCGGCATCCTGATGATGGTCCTGCTGTACTTCGTCGGCGCCGAGCAGGGCGCCACCTCCGTGGTCTCCGGCGAGGACGTCCACGAGTGGGTGCACGACGCCCGCCACCTGCTCGGCTTCCCCTGCCACTGA
- a CDS encoding CbtA family protein, whose translation MNSAIVRNLLVRGMLAGLAAGLLALAVAYFLGEPRVDSAIAYEDSHSHAHEHGVELVSRTMQSTGGLATGVLLYGVAFGGIAALAYCFALGRIGRFGPRASALLLSGAGLLAVYVVPFLKYPANPPSVGDPDTIGRRTTLYFLMMVLSVLLAVGTVIVGKRLAPRLGTWNATIAAGAFFVLTVGLAYAFLPAVNEVPKDFSGTLLWQFRLAALAIQLTLWTAFGLVFGLLAERLLSPRPAGAGQRGASAQAAPAAH comes from the coding sequence GTGAACTCCGCAATCGTCAGGAACCTCCTGGTCCGCGGCATGCTCGCCGGCCTCGCCGCCGGACTGCTCGCCCTCGCCGTGGCCTACTTCCTGGGCGAACCGCGCGTCGATTCGGCGATCGCCTACGAGGATTCCCACTCCCACGCCCATGAGCACGGCGTGGAACTCGTCTCCCGCACGATGCAGTCCACCGGCGGCCTGGCCACCGGCGTGCTGCTCTACGGCGTCGCGTTCGGCGGCATCGCCGCCCTCGCCTACTGCTTCGCGCTCGGCCGGATCGGCCGGTTCGGCCCCCGGGCGAGCGCGCTGCTCCTGTCGGGCGCGGGCCTGCTCGCCGTCTACGTGGTGCCGTTCCTGAAGTACCCGGCCAACCCGCCCTCCGTCGGTGACCCCGACACCATCGGCAGGCGGACCACCCTGTACTTCCTGATGATGGTGCTCAGTGTGCTCCTGGCCGTCGGCACGGTCATTGTGGGCAAGCGGCTCGCACCCCGCCTGGGCACGTGGAACGCGACGATCGCCGCGGGGGCGTTCTTCGTCCTCACGGTCGGCCTCGCCTACGCGTTCCTGCCGGCCGTCAACGAGGTCCCCAAGGACTTCTCCGGCACGCTGCTCTGGCAGTTCCGGCTGGCCGCCCTCGCCATCCAGCTCACCCTGTGGACGGCCTTCGGGCTCGTCTTCGGGCTGCTGGCGGAGCGGCTGCTGTCACCCCGCCCGGCCGGCGCCGGACAGCGGGGCGCCTCCGCGCAGGCGGCTCCCGCGGCGCACTGA
- a CDS encoding dihydrofolate reductase family protein, protein MRKLTYYVACSVDGFIGDATGDGTAMLACLDEEFLDFLRTEYPETVPTHSRRALGFDDLENRRFDTIVQGRASYDLALKEGIPSPYAHLRQYVASRTLAVSPSPDVEIVADGLVDKVRELKAEDGGLGIYLCGGSRVAGELYDEIDELVIKTYPVVYGTGMPMFAAGSDLTRFGLAGTRTFGNGAVVRTYARQR, encoded by the coding sequence TTGCGAAAGCTCACGTACTACGTCGCGTGCTCCGTCGACGGCTTCATCGGGGACGCGACCGGTGACGGCACGGCGATGCTCGCCTGTCTGGACGAGGAGTTCCTCGACTTCCTCCGGACCGAGTATCCGGAGACCGTGCCCACCCACAGCCGCCGCGCCCTCGGCTTCGACGACCTGGAGAACAGGCGGTTCGACACGATCGTCCAGGGCCGCGCCAGCTACGACCTGGCGCTGAAGGAGGGCATCCCGAGCCCCTACGCGCATCTGCGCCAGTACGTCGCCTCGCGCACCCTCGCGGTGTCGCCGTCCCCGGACGTCGAGATCGTCGCGGACGGCCTGGTCGACAAGGTCCGCGAGCTGAAGGCCGAGGACGGCGGCCTGGGGATCTACCTGTGCGGCGGCTCCCGCGTCGCGGGCGAGCTGTACGACGAGATCGACGAGCTCGTGATCAAGACCTACCCGGTCGTCTACGGCACCGGCATGCCGATGTTCGCCGCCGGCTCCGACCTCACCCGGTTCGGCCTCGCCGGGACGCGCACCTTCGGCAACGGCGCGGTCGTGCGCACGTACGCCCGGCAGCGGTGA
- a CDS encoding TetR/AcrR family transcriptional regulator, whose amino-acid sequence MAGNPERRAALVDAGVEVLAREGARGLTFRAVDAAAAVPVGTASNYFTGRDDLLRQIDARLHVRLAPDPEVLGALMARPRDRALVTAFMHDLTARATRDRTGYLALLEMRLEATRRPELRASFTTSVRGDLQEGMDFHREAGLPGGDATVVVLYLAMLGMLLEHLTLPDVLNDVLPGVTVPEGLVEQIVAMVVPDGPEAASK is encoded by the coding sequence ATGGCCGGAAATCCGGAGCGCCGGGCGGCCCTGGTGGACGCCGGGGTCGAGGTGCTCGCACGGGAGGGCGCGCGCGGGCTGACGTTCCGCGCGGTGGACGCGGCGGCGGCGGTCCCGGTGGGCACCGCCTCGAACTACTTCACCGGGCGCGACGACCTGCTGCGGCAGATCGACGCCCGGCTGCACGTCCGGCTGGCGCCCGACCCCGAGGTGCTCGGCGCGCTGATGGCCAGGCCCCGGGACCGCGCCCTGGTCACGGCGTTCATGCACGACCTGACGGCCCGCGCGACCCGCGACCGGACGGGCTACCTGGCCCTGCTGGAGATGCGCCTCGAAGCGACCCGGCGCCCCGAACTGCGCGCCTCCTTCACCACCTCCGTGCGCGGCGATCTCCAGGAGGGCATGGACTTCCACCGCGAGGCGGGGCTGCCCGGCGGCGACGCGACCGTGGTCGTCCTCTACCTGGCGATGCTGGGCATGCTCCTGGAACACCTCACCCTGCCGGACGTCCTGAACGACGTCCTGCCCGGGGTGACGGTCCCAGAAGGCTTGGTCGAACAGATCGTGGCCATGGTGGTGCCGGACGGCCCGGAGGCGGCCTCCAAGTAG
- a CDS encoding family 2 encapsulin nanocompartment cargo protein polyprenyl transferase, with translation MGSQGDSGRVPVDTHEAAAILERSRASVDPELRAAIDLLPASMRRVALYHFGWEHADGTAAAGNAGKAIRPALVLAAATALGGPAARAAALRAAAAVELVHNFTLLHDDVMDRDTTRRHRPTAWTVFGDADAILAGDALQALALGLLAADPHPASAAAVARVAACVVELCAGQQADTAMERRGPADITLDEVLVMAEAKTGALLGCACAVGALYAGAAEEDVEALDAFGRQAGLAFQLIDDVIGLWGDPLHTGKPAGADLAARKKSLPVVAALTSGTPAAGELAELYAAPYEPADLDRTLLAVERAGGREWAQEQAADRMARAMHELARAIPDPESAGGLLCLAEFVTRRSN, from the coding sequence ATCGGCAGCCAGGGCGACAGCGGTCGGGTACCGGTGGACACGCACGAGGCGGCGGCGATCCTGGAGCGCTCCCGGGCGTCGGTCGACCCCGAACTGCGCGCCGCGATCGATCTGCTGCCCGCCTCGATGCGCCGGGTCGCGCTCTACCACTTCGGCTGGGAGCACGCGGACGGCACCGCGGCGGCGGGCAACGCGGGCAAGGCGATCCGCCCCGCCCTGGTGCTCGCCGCGGCCACCGCCCTCGGTGGCCCGGCGGCCCGGGCGGCGGCCCTGCGGGCGGCCGCCGCGGTCGAACTGGTCCACAACTTCACGTTGCTGCACGACGACGTGATGGACCGGGACACCACGCGCCGGCACCGCCCCACCGCCTGGACCGTGTTCGGCGACGCCGACGCGATTCTCGCCGGGGACGCCCTCCAGGCCCTCGCCCTGGGACTGCTGGCCGCCGACCCGCATCCCGCGTCCGCGGCGGCCGTCGCACGGGTCGCGGCCTGTGTGGTCGAGCTCTGCGCCGGCCAGCAGGCGGACACGGCGATGGAGAGACGCGGCCCCGCGGACATCACCCTCGACGAGGTGCTCGTCATGGCCGAGGCCAAGACGGGAGCGCTGCTGGGTTGCGCCTGTGCGGTGGGCGCGCTGTACGCGGGAGCGGCCGAGGAGGACGTGGAGGCGCTGGACGCGTTCGGCAGACAGGCCGGGCTCGCCTTCCAGCTCATCGACGACGTCATCGGGCTGTGGGGAGACCCGCTGCACACCGGCAAGCCGGCCGGAGCGGATCTCGCCGCCCGCAAGAAGTCCCTGCCGGTGGTCGCCGCGCTGACCTCCGGCACCCCGGCGGCGGGTGAGCTGGCCGAGCTGTACGCGGCGCCGTACGAGCCGGCCGACCTGGACCGCACGCTGCTGGCCGTCGAACGGGCCGGCGGCCGCGAGTGGGCGCAGGAGCAGGCGGCCGACCGGATGGCCCGGGCGATGCACGAACTGGCCCGGGCGATCCCCGACCCGGAATCGGCCGGCGGCCTGCTCTGTCTCGCCGAGTTCGTGACCCGCCGCAGCAACTGA
- a CDS encoding family 2B encapsulin nanocompartment shell protein: MSVGEEVRTDSGKPQQSLGTAAARNLATTTKSAPQMQEISSRWLLRTLPWVDVQGGTYRVNRRLTYAVGDGRITFVKTGDRVEVIPAELGELPALRSYEDEEVLGELAQRCRQREFAPGEVIASFGSSSEEVYLLAHGRVEKVGTGPYGDDQVLGVLADGAYFGEAALLDADAIWEYTARADTACTVLVLARQDVEQVAERADTLRGHLQQLRAIPEQRTNKYGEKEVDLAAGHAGEPDIPHTFVDYDARPREYELSIAQTVLRIHSRVADLYNQPMNQTEQQLRLTVEALKERQEHELVNNREFGLLHNCEYDQRLQPHDGVPSPDDLDELLSRRRGTKMLLAHPRAISAIGRELNKRGLVPESIDVGGNRIPTWRGVPIYPCNKIPVTEARTSSIIALRLGQEDQGVIGLRQSGIPDEIEPSLSVRFMGINEQAIIKYLVTAYYSAAVLVPDALGVLENVEIGRWR, from the coding sequence ATGTCGGTAGGCGAAGAGGTCCGCACGGATTCGGGCAAGCCGCAGCAGAGTCTCGGCACCGCGGCCGCGCGGAACCTGGCCACCACGACCAAGTCCGCGCCGCAGATGCAGGAGATCAGCTCCCGCTGGCTGCTGCGGACCCTGCCCTGGGTGGATGTGCAGGGCGGCACGTACCGGGTCAACAGGCGTCTGACGTACGCGGTGGGCGACGGCCGCATCACGTTCGTCAAGACCGGCGACCGGGTCGAGGTCATCCCGGCGGAGCTGGGCGAACTGCCCGCACTGCGCTCCTACGAGGACGAGGAGGTGCTCGGCGAACTCGCCCAGCGCTGCCGGCAGCGCGAGTTCGCCCCGGGCGAGGTGATCGCCTCCTTCGGCAGCTCGTCCGAGGAGGTCTACCTCCTGGCGCACGGCCGCGTGGAGAAGGTCGGCACCGGCCCCTACGGCGACGACCAGGTGCTCGGCGTCCTCGCCGACGGCGCCTACTTCGGTGAGGCGGCCCTGCTCGACGCCGACGCCATCTGGGAGTACACGGCCCGCGCGGACACGGCCTGCACGGTGCTGGTCCTGGCCCGGCAGGACGTCGAACAGGTCGCGGAACGCGCCGACACCCTGCGCGGACACCTCCAGCAGCTGCGCGCGATCCCGGAGCAGCGCACCAACAAGTACGGCGAGAAGGAGGTCGACCTCGCCGCGGGCCACGCCGGCGAGCCGGACATCCCGCACACGTTCGTGGACTACGACGCCCGGCCGCGCGAGTACGAACTGAGCATCGCCCAGACCGTGCTGCGCATCCACTCGCGCGTGGCCGACCTCTACAACCAGCCGATGAACCAGACCGAGCAGCAGCTGCGGCTGACGGTCGAGGCGCTCAAGGAGCGCCAGGAGCACGAGCTGGTCAACAACCGCGAGTTCGGACTGCTGCACAACTGCGAGTACGACCAGCGGCTCCAGCCGCACGACGGCGTGCCGAGCCCGGACGACCTGGACGAACTGCTCAGCAGGCGCCGCGGCACCAAGATGCTGCTCGCCCACCCGCGCGCGATCTCCGCGATCGGCCGCGAGCTCAACAAGCGCGGGCTGGTCCCCGAGAGCATCGACGTCGGCGGCAACCGGATCCCGACCTGGCGCGGGGTGCCGATCTACCCGTGCAACAAGATCCCGGTCACCGAGGCCCGCACCAGCTCGATCATCGCGCTGCGTCTGGGCCAGGAGGACCAGGGCGTCATCGGCCTGCGCCAGTCCGGCATCCCGGACGAGATCGAGCCGAGCCTGTCCGTGCGGTTCATGGGCATCAACGAACAGGCCATCATCAAATACCTGGTCACGGCGTACTACTCGGCCGCCGTCCTGGTGCCGGACGCGCTGGGCGTCCTGGAGAACGTCGAGATCGGCCGCTGGCGGTGA
- a CDS encoding 1-aminocyclopropane-1-carboxylate deaminase/D-cysteine desulfhydrase: MTDLRPRLPSPLREVSDDRFARHGVRLLLKRDDLIHPELIGNKWRKLAPNLERAAGRTLLTFGGAYSNHLRATAAAGRLLGLPTVGVVRGDELAGRPLNPSLARCAADGMRLHFVDRPTYRRKTEADVLATLLERAGAPDAYVVPEGGSNAAAVRGCRALGEELRGRTDVVALACGTGGTLAGLAAGLAPGQLALGIPVLKGGFLGDAIAALQDEAFGGRRGEWRLDERFHFGGYARVTPALEAFASDFERRHGVPVERLYVAKSLFGLAALAEEGAFPRGTTVTAVITGRPFP, encoded by the coding sequence GTGACCGACCTGCGCCCCCGCCTGCCGTCCCCGCTGCGGGAAGTGTCCGACGACCGGTTCGCACGGCACGGGGTACGGCTGCTGCTGAAGCGGGACGACCTGATCCATCCGGAGCTGATCGGCAACAAGTGGCGCAAGCTCGCGCCCAATCTGGAACGGGCGGCGGGGCGGACGCTGCTCACCTTCGGCGGCGCCTACTCCAACCACCTGCGGGCCACGGCCGCCGCCGGCCGGCTCCTGGGCCTGCCCACGGTGGGGGTGGTGCGCGGGGACGAGCTGGCCGGGCGGCCGCTGAACCCCTCCCTGGCCCGGTGCGCGGCCGACGGCATGCGCCTGCACTTCGTGGACCGCCCGACCTACCGCCGCAAGACGGAGGCGGACGTGCTCGCGACGCTCCTGGAGCGGGCCGGCGCACCGGACGCGTACGTCGTCCCGGAGGGCGGCAGCAACGCGGCGGCGGTCCGCGGCTGCCGGGCGCTCGGGGAGGAGCTGCGCGGCCGTACCGACGTCGTCGCGCTCGCCTGCGGCACCGGCGGCACTCTCGCGGGGCTGGCCGCCGGGCTCGCCCCCGGCCAGCTGGCCCTGGGCATACCGGTCCTCAAGGGCGGTTTCCTGGGGGACGCCATAGCGGCGCTCCAGGACGAGGCCTTCGGCGGCCGGCGGGGCGAGTGGCGGCTCGACGAGCGCTTCCACTTCGGCGGCTACGCCCGGGTCACCCCCGCCCTGGAGGCCTTCGCGTCGGATTTCGAGCGACGCCACGGCGTGCCCGTCGAACGTCTCTATGTCGCCAAGTCGCTCTTCGGCCTTGCGGCCCTCGCCGAGGAGGGGGCCTTCCCGCGCGGGACGACGGTGACGGCCGTGATCACCGGCCGCCCGTTCCCGTGA
- a CDS encoding Na+/H+ antiporter — MDVMPLLLLVAGSAAFAAAARRTPVPAPLLLVAVGLVVSYVPGVPDYTLDPDVVLPLLLPPLLYTSATDSSYLDLRAQLRPVALLSVGYVLFATFAVGWAAYLIVPGLPLTAALVLGAVVAPPDAVAATAVARRVGLPSRITTILQGESLLNDATAITAYKVALAVVVGEGASWAGGIEEFLVAAVGGTAVGLVLMAPLHWLRTHLKEPLLQNTLSLLIPFVAYAAAEQFHASGVIAVVVVALYLGHRAWEVDFATRLQEEAVWKMVAFVLESAVFALIGLQLPVVLKGLGAYEGLDAAWYAVALFVVVVVARFLWVYPATFLPRLMSARIRAREENPTWRGPIVIAWAGMRGVVSLAIAFSIPLTVDHGDAPFPYRNLILFLTFTTVIGTLVVQGLTLPPLIRLLKFPEPDPQAATLAEANAQAQASRVAEERLDALLADERNALPPPLADRLRSVLERRRNAVWERLGQVNPVTGETVDDTYRRLSREMISAEREMFVRLRDGRYIDDEMLRTLLRRLDLEEAAAYREAA; from the coding sequence ATGGACGTGATGCCACTGCTGTTGCTGGTGGCCGGCAGCGCGGCGTTCGCGGCGGCTGCACGGCGCACACCGGTGCCGGCGCCGCTGCTGCTGGTGGCGGTCGGCCTGGTGGTGTCCTACGTACCGGGGGTTCCGGACTACACCCTGGACCCGGACGTCGTGCTGCCGCTGCTGCTGCCCCCGCTGCTGTACACGTCGGCCACCGACAGCTCGTACCTCGACCTGCGCGCCCAGCTGCGGCCGGTGGCGCTGCTCTCGGTCGGGTACGTGCTCTTCGCGACCTTCGCCGTCGGCTGGGCCGCCTACCTGATCGTGCCCGGGCTGCCGCTGACGGCGGCGCTGGTCCTCGGCGCGGTCGTGGCGCCGCCGGACGCCGTCGCGGCGACGGCCGTGGCACGCCGGGTCGGGCTGCCCTCGCGGATCACCACGATCCTCCAGGGCGAGTCGCTGCTGAACGACGCCACCGCGATCACCGCCTACAAGGTGGCCCTCGCGGTCGTCGTCGGCGAGGGCGCCTCCTGGGCCGGCGGCATCGAGGAGTTCCTCGTCGCGGCGGTCGGCGGGACCGCCGTGGGCCTCGTCCTGATGGCGCCGCTGCACTGGCTGCGCACCCATCTCAAGGAGCCCCTCCTCCAGAACACGCTGTCCCTGCTGATCCCGTTCGTGGCGTACGCGGCCGCCGAGCAGTTCCACGCCTCCGGTGTCATCGCCGTGGTCGTCGTCGCGCTCTACCTCGGCCACCGCGCGTGGGAGGTGGACTTCGCGACCCGCCTCCAGGAGGAGGCCGTGTGGAAGATGGTCGCCTTCGTCCTGGAGTCCGCGGTGTTCGCGCTGATCGGCCTCCAGCTCCCCGTCGTCCTGAAGGGCCTCGGCGCCTACGAGGGCCTGGACGCCGCCTGGTACGCCGTCGCCCTCTTCGTCGTGGTCGTGGTGGCCCGCTTCCTGTGGGTGTATCCCGCGACCTTCCTGCCCCGGCTGATGTCGGCGCGTATCCGCGCGCGGGAGGAGAACCCCACCTGGCGGGGGCCGATCGTCATCGCCTGGGCCGGGATGCGGGGCGTGGTCTCGCTCGCCATCGCCTTCTCGATCCCGCTCACCGTGGACCACGGCGACGCGCCCTTCCCCTACCGCAACCTCATCCTCTTCCTCACCTTCACCACCGTCATCGGCACCCTGGTCGTCCAGGGGCTGACCCTGCCGCCGCTGATCCGCCTCCTGAAGTTCCCCGAGCCCGATCCGCAGGCGGCGACGCTCGCCGAGGCCAACGCGCAGGCGCAGGCCTCCCGGGTCGCCGAGGAGCGTCTGGACGCGCTGCTGGCCGACGAACGCAACGCCCTGCCGCCGCCGCTCGCCGACCGCCTGCGCAGCGTCCTGGAGCGCCGCCGCAACGCCGTCTGGGAGCGCCTCGGGCAGGTCAACCCGGTCACCGGTGAGACCGTCGACGACACCTACCGCCGTCTCTCACGCGAGATGATCAGCGCCGAGCGCGAGATGTTCGTCCGACTGCGGGACGGCCGCTACATCGACGACGAGATGCTGCGCACGCTGCTGCGCCGACTGGACCTGGAGGAGGCGGCGGCCTACCGGGAGGCGGCGTAG
- a CDS encoding UBP-type zinc finger domain-containing protein, translated as MKQCTHSDALPHPEPVPLGETCPECLRDGTHPVQLRLCLTCGHVGCCDSSPSRHATAHHNESGHPVMRTFEPGENWRWCFVDHVLV; from the coding sequence ATGAAACAGTGCACGCACTCCGACGCGCTGCCCCACCCCGAACCCGTCCCTCTCGGTGAGACGTGTCCGGAGTGTCTGCGGGACGGCACCCACCCGGTGCAGCTCCGGCTCTGCCTGACCTGTGGCCATGTCGGCTGCTGCGACTCCTCGCCGAGCCGGCACGCGACCGCGCACCACAACGAGTCCGGCCACCCGGTGATGCGGACCTTCGAACCCGGCGAGAACTGGCGGTGGTGTTTCGTGGACCACGTCCTCGTATGA
- a CDS encoding anti-sigma regulatory factor yields the protein MSQIAGEPATQDFVEVRLPAAGAYLSVLRTATAGLAARLDFTLDEIEDLRIAVDEACAILLQQAVPGSVLSCVFRLVDDSLEVTVSAPTTDGHAPSRDTFAWTVLSALAGKVSSAVDEDKTVTISLYKQRGAGPGPA from the coding sequence GTGTCCCAGATCGCAGGCGAGCCCGCGACCCAGGACTTCGTGGAAGTCCGGCTGCCGGCTGCGGGTGCCTACCTGTCGGTGCTGCGGACGGCCACGGCCGGTCTCGCGGCCCGTTTGGACTTCACCCTGGACGAGATCGAGGACCTCCGCATCGCGGTGGACGAGGCCTGCGCGATCCTGCTCCAGCAGGCCGTGCCCGGCTCGGTGCTCAGTTGCGTCTTCCGGCTCGTCGACGACTCGCTCGAAGTGACCGTCTCCGCGCCGACCACGGACGGACACGCCCCCTCGCGGGACACCTTCGCCTGGACCGTCCTGTCCGCCCTCGCGGGCAAGGTGTCCTCCGCCGTCGACGAGGACAAGACCGTGACGATCAGCCTCTACAAACAGCGCGGCGCGGGACCCGGGCCGGCGTGA